From Planococcus halocryophilus, the proteins below share one genomic window:
- a CDS encoding GNAT family N-acetyltransferase — MTNYLFESKSLGFRRWKNTDRDKFSAMSKDVEVMRYFPKRLSKAQADQLIDRFEAHMEDKGYTMWAVERKEDEAFIGFIGLLEITMEIEGKGSAEIGWRLAKRFWKKGYATEGAQACLAYAFGPLNMKQVYSFTAAINTPSETVMKRIGMIKVGEFDHPKLEKGNLLERHVLYRINR, encoded by the coding sequence TTGACAAACTATCTTTTTGAATCCAAAAGCTTAGGATTTAGGCGTTGGAAAAACACAGACCGAGACAAATTTTCTGCTATGTCTAAAGACGTTGAGGTGATGCGTTATTTTCCTAAACGATTGTCGAAAGCTCAAGCGGATCAATTAATAGATCGCTTTGAAGCGCATATGGAAGATAAAGGATATACCATGTGGGCGGTAGAACGAAAAGAAGACGAGGCGTTTATCGGTTTTATCGGGTTACTGGAAATTACGATGGAGATAGAAGGGAAAGGTTCTGCAGAAATTGGTTGGCGCTTAGCCAAGAGATTTTGGAAAAAAGGTTACGCAACAGAAGGGGCGCAAGCTTGTTTAGCGTATGCGTTTGGCCCATTAAACATGAAGCAAGTGTATTCTTTTACTGCGGCAATTAACACCCCTTCTGAAACCGTGATGAAAAGAATTGGCATGATTAAAGTGGGAGAATTTGATCACCCAAAGCTTGAAAAGGGTAATTTACTTGAGCGGCACGTATTGTATAGAATTAATCGATGA
- a CDS encoding metallophosphoesterase, with product MKIAILSDIHEGLNRKKTETDILSLLRDSLIQHAPNVFIMCGDMATGPETSLDLLNKLQNELPKIQVLYVHGNHDIYHEDSTIAYDKLLAFPGNLGRGPILLNEEWVVIGDGGWYDYSLGVSGFTEEEFEVGRCSNFTWPDKLHAHWPEKDKAVTEKYVAKLEQWLKEHRDKKIILVNHFVPFDHFIRIRDEPTWDFFNAMMGSSRFGELAEKYGVKKMIFGHTHSRYHEEYKGIECICNPLGHYPNEWVLDSPKEEIHTAMKIIEI from the coding sequence GTGAAAATTGCTATTTTATCGGATATTCATGAAGGATTAAACCGGAAAAAAACTGAGACGGATATACTATCGCTTTTAAGAGACAGTTTAATCCAACATGCGCCGAATGTTTTTATCATGTGTGGTGATATGGCGACAGGGCCTGAAACAAGCCTCGATTTGCTAAATAAATTACAAAATGAATTGCCAAAAATTCAAGTGCTATATGTTCACGGTAATCACGATATTTATCATGAAGATTCCACTATTGCGTACGATAAATTATTAGCTTTTCCAGGAAATTTAGGAAGAGGTCCTATTCTGTTAAATGAAGAGTGGGTCGTCATCGGGGATGGGGGCTGGTACGATTATTCATTAGGTGTTTCTGGGTTTACGGAAGAAGAGTTTGAAGTCGGTCGCTGCAGTAATTTTACATGGCCAGACAAACTTCACGCCCATTGGCCAGAGAAGGATAAAGCAGTCACTGAGAAGTATGTAGCAAAACTGGAACAGTGGTTAAAAGAACATCGAGACAAAAAAATTATTTTGGTCAATCATTTCGTGCCGTTCGATCATTTTATCCGAATTAGAGATGAGCCAACTTGGGATTTTTTTAACGCCATGATGGGAAGTTCGCGATTTGGTGAGCTGGCCGAAAAATATGGTGTAAAAAAAATGATTTTTGGTCACACACATTCTCGTTATCATGAAGAATATAAAGGTATTGAGTGTATTTGCAACCCCCTGGGACATTATCCAAATGAGTGGGTACTTGACTCACCAAAAGAAGAAATCCATACTGCGATGAAAATCATCGAAATTTAA
- the aceA gene encoding isocitrate lyase: MVANKLQQIEELNTSWENDSRWNGIERMYTAEEVVKLRGSVQIEHTLARKGAERLFHSIHEEDFVNALGALTGNQAVQQVKAGLKAIYLSGWQVAADANSAGQMYPDQSLYPVNSVPDVVKKINQALQRADQIDGVEGTEGFDWFAPIVADAEAGFGGPLNVYELMKAMIEAGAAGVHFEDQLASEKKCGHLGGKVLLPTQNAVRNLVSARLAADVLGVPTLIIARTDADAADLITSDIDPRDHKFITGERTPEGFYRTNPGIDQAIARGLAYAPYADLVWCETSHPNLEEAQQFADAIHAEFPGKLLAYNCSPSFNWKAKLDEETIAKFQVELGKMGYKFQFVTLAGFHSLNHSMFELAHDYKDHGMAAYSKLQQAEFANESKGYTATRHQREVGTSYFDEISQIVSGGTSSTTAMKGSTETAQFTSTK; the protein is encoded by the coding sequence ATGGTCGCAAACAAACTTCAACAAATCGAGGAACTGAATACTAGTTGGGAAAATGACAGTCGTTGGAATGGCATTGAACGTATGTACACAGCAGAAGAAGTTGTAAAACTTCGCGGTTCTGTACAAATCGAGCATACTTTAGCAAGAAAAGGTGCTGAGCGCTTATTCCACTCGATTCATGAAGAGGATTTCGTGAATGCTCTAGGTGCTTTGACCGGTAACCAGGCAGTCCAACAAGTAAAAGCAGGATTGAAAGCAATTTACTTGAGCGGTTGGCAAGTAGCGGCCGATGCTAACTCTGCAGGTCAAATGTATCCTGACCAAAGTTTGTACCCTGTCAATTCGGTCCCAGATGTTGTAAAGAAAATTAACCAAGCGCTTCAACGCGCTGATCAAATTGATGGCGTGGAAGGCACAGAAGGATTTGATTGGTTCGCACCAATCGTAGCAGATGCTGAAGCAGGGTTTGGCGGACCGTTAAATGTATATGAGTTAATGAAAGCAATGATTGAAGCAGGTGCTGCTGGCGTTCACTTTGAAGATCAGTTAGCTTCCGAGAAAAAATGCGGACATTTAGGCGGGAAAGTATTATTGCCTACTCAAAATGCTGTTAGAAATTTAGTTTCTGCTCGATTAGCAGCAGATGTATTAGGTGTTCCGACATTAATCATCGCTCGTACAGACGCAGATGCAGCTGACTTAATCACTAGCGACATCGACCCTCGTGACCATAAATTTATTACAGGCGAACGCACACCTGAAGGTTTTTACCGTACAAATCCCGGCATCGACCAAGCCATTGCACGCGGCTTAGCTTACGCGCCTTATGCAGATCTTGTTTGGTGTGAAACGTCTCACCCGAACTTAGAAGAAGCACAACAATTTGCAGATGCAATTCACGCAGAATTCCCTGGCAAATTACTTGCCTACAACTGTTCACCATCGTTCAACTGGAAAGCGAAGCTTGATGAAGAAACGATTGCGAAGTTCCAAGTTGAACTTGGCAAAATGGGTTACAAATTCCAATTCGTTACACTCGCTGGTTTCCATTCATTAAACCACAGCATGTTTGAGCTCGCTCACGATTACAAAGATCACGGCATGGCCGCTTACTCGAAACTTCAGCAAGCTGAGTTTGCGAACGAATCAAAAGGTTACACAGCCACTCGTCACCAGCGCGAAGTAGGAACAAGCTACTTTGACGAGATTTCACAAATCGTATCAGGTGGAACTAGCTCAACAACGGCGATGAAAGGTTCTACTGAAACAGCTCAATTTACATCAACTAAGTAA
- the fdhF gene encoding formate dehydrogenase subunit alpha, whose amino-acid sequence MSIKINGSLTEFEQGKTILQVLNEQKILHPQICYMPELDPIETCDTCIVEVDGKLVRSCSTTAVAGMDVQLASPRAKEAQTEAMDRILENHLLYCTVCDNNNGNCKVHNTVDMMEVEHQKYPFEPKCTVDEVDLTNPFYRYDPNQCIACGQCVEVCQNLQVNETLTMDWARDRPIVLWDGGAKINDSSCVSCGQCVTACPCNALMETSMLGEAGFMTAIPEKVLSPMIDLVKDVEPGYSGIMAVSDAEAKMRETRTKKTKTVCTFCGVGCSFEVWTKDRKILKIQPVSDAPANQISTCVKGKFGWDFVNSEERITTPLIRKDGEFVEASWEEALDLVASKFKAIKEQNGKDSIGVISSSKITNEDNYVIQKLSRQVFETNNVDNCSRYCQSPATDGLFRTVGMGGDAGTIKDIGSAGLVIIVGANPAEGHPVLATRVKRAHKLHGQKLIVADMRKNEMAERSDIFITPKQGTDQVWLMAVTKYMIDQGWHDQQFVDENVNYFNEFKEVLAQYTLEYAEKRSGVSKETIIRTAEMIRDADGTCILWGMGVTQNTGGSDTSAAISNLLLATGNYRRPGAGAYPLRGHNNVQGACDMGSLPGWLPGYQHITDDNARQKFEQAYGVKIDDKPGMDNIQMLQAVDEGIMKAMYVVGEDMALVDSNANHVDEVLSKLDFFVVQDIFFSRTAQYADVILPAAPSLEKDGTFTNTERRVQRLYKALPEKGQSKADWWIVQEIANRLGAGWNYNHPSEIFAEMASLSPLFAKADYTNMEGWDSFLWGSLEGESTPLLYVDGFNFPDKKARFALSDWIEPVVFPQEYDLHINNGRLLEHFHEGNMTDKSKGILSKLPETFVEVSPKLAKERGLEDGSTVRLVSPYGALKLPVIVTDRVKDNELFLPMNSTKKETAINFLTGPAVDQRTNTPAYKQTKVRMEVLKDHVKRPLPQSNPRDKKRTPQSGIEVERKWARDGYVHLTDQR is encoded by the coding sequence ATGTCGATAAAAATTAACGGCTCCCTTACTGAGTTCGAACAAGGAAAAACCATTTTACAAGTGCTAAACGAACAGAAAATTCTTCACCCACAAATATGTTATATGCCCGAACTAGATCCAATCGAAACTTGTGACACGTGTATCGTAGAAGTCGACGGTAAACTTGTTCGTTCGTGTTCCACAACAGCTGTTGCTGGAATGGATGTCCAACTTGCTTCCCCACGTGCGAAAGAAGCTCAAACTGAAGCGATGGATCGAATTCTTGAAAACCACTTGCTTTATTGCACCGTTTGCGACAATAACAACGGAAACTGTAAAGTTCACAACACGGTCGACATGATGGAAGTTGAACATCAAAAATATCCTTTCGAACCAAAATGTACAGTGGATGAAGTTGATTTAACAAATCCATTTTACCGATATGACCCAAACCAATGTATTGCATGTGGTCAATGTGTTGAAGTTTGCCAGAACTTACAAGTCAACGAAACTTTAACGATGGATTGGGCGCGTGATCGTCCAATCGTTCTTTGGGACGGTGGCGCTAAAATCAATGACTCTTCATGTGTTAGTTGTGGTCAATGTGTAACCGCTTGTCCATGTAATGCCTTAATGGAAACGTCCATGCTAGGTGAAGCAGGCTTTATGACTGCCATCCCAGAAAAAGTCCTTAGTCCAATGATTGATTTAGTAAAAGATGTTGAACCAGGTTATAGCGGTATTATGGCTGTCTCGGATGCTGAAGCAAAAATGCGTGAAACACGTACGAAAAAAACCAAAACCGTTTGTACGTTCTGTGGTGTTGGTTGTTCGTTTGAAGTGTGGACAAAAGATCGTAAAATCTTAAAAATCCAGCCAGTATCAGATGCACCTGCCAATCAAATCTCAACTTGCGTAAAAGGTAAATTCGGTTGGGATTTCGTCAATAGCGAAGAACGCATCACAACTCCTTTAATCCGTAAAGATGGCGAATTTGTTGAAGCTAGCTGGGAAGAAGCACTGGATTTGGTCGCTTCTAAGTTTAAAGCGATTAAAGAACAAAATGGCAAAGACTCAATTGGTGTCATTTCTTCTTCAAAAATTACCAACGAAGACAATTATGTTATCCAAAAGCTAAGTCGCCAAGTGTTTGAAACGAATAACGTCGACAACTGTTCACGTTACTGCCAATCCCCAGCAACTGACGGATTGTTCCGTACTGTTGGAATGGGCGGAGATGCAGGAACTATTAAAGATATTGGTAGTGCGGGACTTGTTATTATTGTTGGGGCTAACCCAGCAGAAGGTCACCCTGTTTTAGCGACACGCGTAAAACGTGCTCATAAATTGCACGGACAAAAATTGATTGTTGCGGATATGCGTAAAAACGAAATGGCCGAGCGGTCTGATATTTTCATTACACCTAAACAAGGTACTGACCAAGTATGGTTAATGGCTGTCACGAAATACATGATCGATCAAGGCTGGCACGATCAGCAATTTGTAGATGAAAACGTCAATTATTTCAACGAGTTTAAAGAAGTATTAGCTCAATACACATTAGAGTATGCTGAAAAACGAAGTGGTGTTTCAAAAGAAACAATTATCCGTACAGCAGAAATGATTCGTGACGCAGATGGCACGTGTATTCTTTGGGGCATGGGCGTTACACAAAACACAGGTGGTTCTGATACGTCTGCTGCTATTTCCAACTTATTACTAGCGACAGGAAATTATCGTCGTCCAGGCGCGGGTGCTTATCCACTCCGTGGTCACAATAACGTTCAAGGCGCATGCGATATGGGCTCATTACCAGGGTGGTTACCAGGATATCAACACATCACCGATGACAATGCTCGCCAAAAATTTGAGCAAGCTTACGGCGTGAAAATCGATGACAAGCCAGGAATGGATAACATCCAAATGCTACAAGCTGTAGATGAAGGCATTATGAAAGCGATGTACGTTGTTGGCGAAGATATGGCTTTAGTTGACTCGAATGCTAACCATGTTGATGAAGTTTTATCGAAACTGGACTTTTTCGTCGTACAAGACATCTTCTTCTCACGTACAGCACAATATGCAGATGTTATTTTACCAGCTGCACCATCACTTGAAAAAGATGGTACGTTTACAAATACAGAACGTCGTGTTCAACGTTTGTACAAAGCCCTACCAGAAAAGGGACAATCAAAAGCTGATTGGTGGATTGTTCAAGAAATTGCCAACCGCCTAGGAGCTGGTTGGAATTATAATCACCCAAGTGAAATCTTTGCTGAAATGGCAAGCCTGTCTCCCCTATTTGCAAAAGCAGATTATACAAATATGGAAGGTTGGGACAGTTTCTTATGGGGTAGCTTAGAAGGCGAAAGTACGCCTCTTCTATATGTAGATGGCTTCAACTTCCCTGACAAAAAAGCACGGTTCGCTTTATCTGACTGGATTGAGCCTGTCGTATTCCCGCAAGAATATGATTTACACATTAACAATGGCCGTTTGTTGGAACATTTCCACGAAGGCAATATGACCGACAAATCAAAAGGAATACTTTCTAAATTACCTGAGACTTTCGTCGAAGTGTCACCCAAACTTGCAAAAGAACGCGGACTTGAAGACGGTTCGACAGTGCGTCTGGTCTCTCCTTATGGCGCATTAAAATTACCGGTCATTGTAACAGACAGAGTTAAAGACAACGAGCTGTTCTTGCCAATGAACTCGACGAAAAAAGAAACAGCAATCAATTTCTTGACTGGTCCTGCTGTTGATCAGCGGACAAATACACCTGCTTACAAGCAGACAAAAGTTCGTATGGAAGTATTAAAAGATCACGTGAAACGTCCGCTACCACAATCTAATCCGCGTGATAAAAAACGCACGCCACAATCAGGCATTGAAGTCGAACGGAAATGGGCACGTGATGGCTATGTGCATTTGACAGATCAACGATAG
- a CDS encoding proline dehydrogenase family protein → MIVKNFFIHLSENQLLNKAAQNYGFKLGAHSVVAGTNIEEAIGSIKELNAQGISCTIDNLGEFVHDKAEALEAKNQILGVVDAIHKHDVDAHISLKPSQLGLDIDYDFCFENIKEIVDKASQFGIFINIDMENYDRLQPSFDLMEALSKSYDNIGTVIQSYFLRAQEDIKKYSNYRLRIVKGAYKEPETVAYQTKEEIDANYIELIEYHLLNGKFTSIATHDHNVINHVKQFVIDHNISNDKFEFQMLYGFRKEMQFELAAQGYNFCTYIPFGTDWYGYFMRRLAERPQNLNLVVKQVFTKKTNTALGVVAGAFLLGRLTSKKS, encoded by the coding sequence ATGATCGTAAAAAACTTCTTTATCCACCTTTCAGAAAACCAACTTTTAAATAAAGCTGCTCAAAACTACGGTTTCAAGCTTGGAGCTCACAGCGTTGTTGCTGGGACCAACATTGAAGAAGCGATTGGCAGTATTAAAGAATTAAATGCACAAGGCATCAGTTGCACGATAGATAATCTGGGAGAATTTGTCCATGATAAAGCAGAAGCATTAGAAGCAAAAAACCAGATTTTGGGTGTTGTTGATGCGATTCATAAACATGATGTAGATGCTCATATCTCATTAAAACCTTCACAATTAGGGCTCGATATCGATTATGATTTCTGTTTTGAAAACATTAAAGAAATTGTTGATAAAGCGTCTCAGTTCGGCATTTTCATCAATATTGATATGGAAAACTATGATCGCCTACAACCTTCTTTTGACTTGATGGAGGCATTGTCTAAAAGCTACGACAACATCGGCACAGTAATTCAATCGTACTTCCTACGAGCTCAAGAAGACATTAAAAAATATAGTAATTACCGTCTTCGAATTGTTAAAGGTGCATATAAAGAACCTGAAACAGTTGCTTACCAAACAAAAGAAGAAATTGATGCAAATTATATCGAATTAATTGAGTATCATTTGTTAAATGGTAAGTTTACTTCGATTGCAACTCATGATCATAACGTTATTAACCATGTTAAACAATTTGTGATTGACCATAATATTTCAAATGATAAGTTTGAATTCCAAATGCTTTATGGTTTCCGTAAAGAAATGCAATTTGAACTTGCAGCACAAGGGTATAATTTCTGTACGTACATTCCTTTCGGTACAGATTGGTATGGCTATTTTATGCGCAGACTTGCTGAGCGTCCTCAAAACTTGAACTTGGTCGTTAAACAAGTATTCACGAAAAAAACGAATACTGCATTAGGTGTAGTAGCTGGTGCATTTTTACTCGGCCGCTTAACAAGCAAAAAATCATAA
- a CDS encoding ABC transporter permease produces MTAKPPKAEERKKRDTSFSLFFQSKNLYKIIGLLVIFVFFLLPVLRLVWLSFVDDGSLTMQYYTEVLREPATWKTVKNTLIVVLGSTILALVLGILFSWIVAYVQLSGKRAMQLFIFLPFVIPSYITTLAWTQFFSASGPVTAMLSWLPGDLQAPNLYSIGGIILLLGISHYPLVYLFTVNVFRKIPRELEEAAATSGLSKQRAFWKVVLPLALPGIASGGLIAFLSNLDNFGIPAFLGTPANIRVLSTYIYEQVVGFGPSAFSRAAVLSVILGVIALIGTVVQWFLLRRSRVNETNRSDSTPRIYLSASKQKLLEVSLWVFLLVTSLMPLITMGALSLISAYGVPFKLENLSLRNYEYVFLTDSKPLTALSNSLQLGFFTMLVCLVIGTAVAYLRFKYPDWSTRTAELFMTIPYALPGTVFALCMIFMWLEPIPGWNPGIYGTVWILFIAYVTRFLVLQVRGSYTAFLQIDPTMEEAARTSGAAGWVKWRRILLPLLFPGIVSGALLVFLMALTELTVSSLLWSSGSETVGVVIFGYEQAGYSTYSTAFSTVLVLGILFGGGLFMLLGRIWDRKVLKTK; encoded by the coding sequence ATGACAGCAAAACCGCCAAAGGCAGAAGAGAGAAAAAAGAGGGATACCTCTTTTTCTCTCTTTTTTCAAAGTAAGAATCTGTATAAAATAATCGGACTGCTCGTTATTTTCGTGTTTTTTCTGCTACCGGTATTGCGACTTGTTTGGTTGAGTTTTGTAGATGACGGGTCGCTAACAATGCAGTATTACACAGAGGTTCTGAGAGAACCGGCAACCTGGAAAACAGTGAAAAACACATTGATTGTCGTTCTAGGTTCGACAATACTGGCATTAGTGCTAGGAATCTTATTTTCATGGATTGTCGCGTATGTTCAATTAAGTGGGAAACGCGCAATGCAGTTGTTTATTTTCTTGCCATTCGTTATTCCTTCCTATATAACAACACTTGCTTGGACACAATTTTTCAGTGCTTCTGGTCCAGTAACAGCAATGCTATCTTGGCTACCAGGAGATTTGCAAGCTCCAAACTTATACAGCATAGGTGGAATTATTCTGCTTCTTGGAATTTCTCATTATCCGCTCGTGTATTTATTCACAGTAAACGTCTTCCGAAAAATTCCGCGCGAATTAGAAGAAGCAGCTGCAACAAGTGGCTTATCAAAACAACGCGCGTTTTGGAAAGTTGTTCTACCCCTAGCGCTCCCTGGAATTGCAAGTGGTGGGTTAATTGCATTCTTATCAAATCTCGATAATTTTGGAATTCCAGCATTTCTCGGAACTCCTGCAAATATTCGTGTATTAAGTACGTATATTTATGAGCAAGTTGTCGGGTTTGGTCCATCGGCATTTTCTCGTGCTGCTGTTTTATCCGTAATACTCGGTGTAATCGCGCTAATTGGAACGGTAGTGCAATGGTTTTTGTTGCGCCGCAGCCGTGTTAATGAAACTAACAGAAGTGATTCAACGCCACGCATTTATTTGTCGGCAAGTAAACAAAAGCTCCTTGAAGTGTCGTTATGGGTATTCTTATTGGTAACGAGCTTAATGCCGCTTATTACAATGGGGGCGTTATCACTGATTTCGGCTTATGGAGTGCCGTTCAAATTAGAAAATTTATCGTTACGCAATTATGAATATGTCTTTTTAACAGATTCAAAGCCATTAACGGCTTTATCGAATAGTTTACAACTCGGCTTTTTCACCATGCTTGTTTGTTTAGTAATCGGAACAGCTGTCGCGTATTTACGCTTTAAATATCCGGATTGGAGTACGAGAACAGCAGAACTGTTTATGACCATTCCTTATGCTTTGCCGGGTACCGTTTTTGCATTATGTATGATTTTTATGTGGCTTGAGCCAATACCTGGATGGAATCCGGGAATCTACGGGACGGTATGGATCTTATTTATCGCCTATGTTACACGTTTTCTCGTCCTACAAGTCAGAGGAAGTTATACGGCATTTTTGCAAATTGATCCGACTATGGAAGAAGCTGCACGAACGTCTGGTGCAGCTGGTTGGGTAAAATGGCGCCGTATATTATTGCCTTTGCTGTTTCCTGGAATCGTCAGCGGTGCGTTACTTGTATTTTTAATGGCACTCACAGAATTGACTGTATCGAGTTTGTTATGGTCATCCGGATCTGAAACAGTGGGTGTTGTTATTTTTGGTTATGAACAAGCCGGTTATTCAACGTATTCGACAGCATTTTCAACAGTACTCGTGCTGGGCATATTGTTCGGCGGAGGTTTGTTTATGCTTCTAGGTAGGATTTGGGATAGAAAGGTGCTGAAAACCAAATGA
- a CDS encoding class I SAM-dependent methyltransferase, giving the protein MKKQVVDVFNELAGIYKQMGDANNLYNTQYERPAMMELVPQELAGLHILDAGCSAGWYSEQLAQRGAQITAVDISPEMVKHTHKLLGDKASVICLDLEETLPFQDETFDVVVSSLTLHYLKEWRETFKELHRVLKPGGSFLLSIHHPLTDLKLLEDVDYFSTELIVDSWNKGGKTYKVPFFRKSLSEVFESLLAHFTIERVVEPKPTEIFKKLAPEQYAKLMKSPNFLILKVSKSK; this is encoded by the coding sequence ATGAAAAAGCAAGTAGTAGATGTATTTAATGAGCTAGCAGGCATCTATAAGCAAATGGGAGATGCGAATAATTTATACAATACGCAATATGAAAGACCGGCGATGATGGAACTAGTCCCACAAGAGTTGGCCGGATTACATATACTCGATGCAGGCTGTTCTGCTGGTTGGTATTCTGAGCAATTGGCTCAACGAGGTGCACAAATAACAGCGGTAGATATTAGTCCAGAAATGGTCAAGCACACGCATAAATTACTGGGAGACAAAGCCTCTGTAATTTGTTTGGATTTAGAAGAAACCTTACCTTTTCAAGATGAAACGTTTGATGTTGTTGTTAGCTCGTTAACGTTACATTATTTAAAAGAGTGGAGAGAAACGTTTAAAGAACTTCACCGAGTATTAAAACCTGGAGGCAGCTTTCTTTTATCGATTCATCATCCGCTAACAGATCTAAAATTATTGGAAGACGTCGATTATTTTAGCACGGAGCTGATTGTGGATTCGTGGAACAAAGGAGGAAAGACGTACAAAGTGCCGTTTTTCCGTAAATCTTTGAGTGAAGTCTTTGAGTCACTACTTGCTCACTTTACAATCGAAAGAGTAGTAGAACCAAAACCAACTGAGATATTCAAAAAACTAGCACCCGAACAATATGCGAAGCTAATGAAGAGCCCAAACTTTTTAATCTTGAAAGTTAGTAAAAGTAAATAA
- a CDS encoding DUF1641 domain-containing protein, giving the protein MASPITQIKKKEWTSEEIRQQKLFELETLIVEQNESLNKLLDITGDLNNAGVLDAVLAMIKAKEGIAEVVMEQATREPVTNLINNMMSAAGALTAIDPESTGQLASSVVKGLKEAEEQNQNGKKIGVFQLLKALRDPDINRTIKFGLNFLRGMGKGLDR; this is encoded by the coding sequence ATGGCAAGTCCAATAACTCAGATTAAGAAGAAAGAATGGACCTCTGAAGAAATCCGTCAGCAAAAGCTTTTTGAATTGGAAACTTTGATCGTTGAACAAAACGAGTCACTTAATAAATTATTAGATATTACTGGTGATTTAAATAATGCCGGCGTTTTGGATGCTGTGCTCGCCATGATCAAAGCCAAAGAAGGCATTGCCGAAGTTGTCATGGAACAAGCTACTCGTGAACCCGTTACAAATCTCATTAATAATATGATGAGTGCTGCTGGCGCATTAACTGCTATTGACCCGGAATCAACGGGTCAATTAGCATCAAGTGTGGTCAAAGGGTTAAAAGAAGCTGAAGAACAAAATCAAAATGGTAAAAAAATAGGAGTTTTCCAACTTCTCAAAGCTTTACGTGATCCTGATATTAACCGGACCATTAAGTTTGGTCTTAATTTCCTGAGAGGTATGGGTAAGGGATTGGATCGTTAA
- a CDS encoding ABC transporter ATP-binding protein, producing MIKVNNVSKKYGSFTALHAIDLEIGEGEFIAVLGPSGCGKTTLLKLLAGFMGPTEGTIEMDNLMLASKKRVLPPEKRNIGMVFQSFALWPHMTVAEHVKFPLSYHPNKIKEGKKELQERINEVLKLVGLDSMSERYPSELSGGQKQRVALARAIAPLPNLLLMDEPLSALDVELRMEMRKEIQKLHRETKASIVFVTHDQGEALAIADKIVVMNQGRIEQIAPPEVLYTRPETEFVATFVGKCNLVKGEWRNEQFIPAIDSKNVWSDLGVTTSFKEKGIYPVRPEQFQLMPPEKNGLQGIVSFVQYQGHEIHYTVEVGEETWTIHESVFTTRFATGDFVSISLKNAPVQMESLVSY from the coding sequence ATGATTAAAGTAAATAATGTATCAAAAAAATACGGGTCATTTACCGCGCTCCATGCGATTGATTTGGAAATCGGTGAAGGTGAATTTATCGCAGTACTTGGGCCATCAGGGTGCGGAAAAACGACTTTACTTAAATTGTTAGCAGGATTTATGGGACCAACTGAGGGCACTATTGAAATGGACAATCTAATGCTAGCTTCAAAAAAACGGGTATTGCCCCCTGAAAAACGCAATATCGGCATGGTGTTTCAATCGTTCGCCCTTTGGCCGCATATGACGGTTGCTGAGCATGTGAAATTTCCACTCAGCTATCATCCCAATAAAATCAAAGAAGGCAAAAAAGAGCTTCAAGAGCGAATAAACGAAGTATTGAAACTTGTTGGTTTAGACTCAATGTCCGAACGGTACCCTTCAGAGCTATCAGGTGGTCAAAAGCAACGTGTAGCACTAGCACGTGCCATAGCGCCATTACCTAATTTACTGTTAATGGACGAGCCCTTGAGTGCTTTAGACGTCGAATTGCGCATGGAGATGCGTAAAGAAATTCAAAAGCTGCATCGGGAAACGAAAGCCTCGATTGTTTTTGTAACTCATGATCAAGGAGAGGCATTGGCTATTGCTGATAAAATTGTAGTGATGAATCAAGGACGCATTGAACAAATTGCACCTCCTGAAGTATTGTATACACGTCCCGAAACTGAATTTGTAGCCACTTTTGTTGGTAAATGCAATTTGGTTAAAGGAGAGTGGCGAAACGAACAATTTATTCCAGCAATTGATTCTAAAAATGTATGGTCAGATCTTGGTGTGACAACTAGTTTTAAAGAAAAAGGAATATATCCTGTTCGCCCTGAACAGTTTCAACTCATGCCTCCAGAAAAAAATGGACTGCAAGGTATTGTGTCTTTTGTGCAGTATCAAGGTCATGAAATACATTACACAGTTGAAGTTGGGGAAGAAACATGGACAATTCATGAATCTGTCTTTACAACACGCTTTGCAACAGGAGATTTTGTTAGCATCTCTTTAAAAAATGCGCCAGTCCAAATGGAATCACTTGTATCATATTAA